A region of Ornithodoros turicata isolate Travis chromosome 5, ASM3712646v1, whole genome shotgun sequence DNA encodes the following proteins:
- the LOC135394732 gene encoding proteasome maturation protein-like, producing the protein MALPSLRTNAFGSKQAVQETGAYGMQDVMVNGFTCVKNSLAAVHPLEESERQYNSNVEKMQFSTSRSIQGLHAPIKLAAERNAARQIGRLPSLPSSNLMLEVLEGNDETINFEDIYNDPMEMVEVLRPPQFVMEKHLRLS; encoded by the exons ATGGCCCTTCCAAGTTTAAGAACGAATGCCTTCGGAAGCAAACAGGCTGTACAGGAAACGGGAGCGTACGGAATGCAAGACGTTATGGTTAATGG GTTCACATGCGTGAAGAATAGCCTGGCAGCAGTTCATCCCTTGGAAGAGTCTGAGCGTCAG TACAACTCCAATGTTGAGAAGATGCAGTTCTCAACGAGCAGGTCGATTCAAGGACTCCACGCTCCCATCAAGCTAGCAGCCGAAAGAAATGCTGCAAGACAG ATCGGAAGGCTTCCATCTTTGCCGAGCTCAAACCTGATGTTGGAGGTGCTAGAAGGAAATGATGAAACGATAAATTTTGAGGACATCTACAATG ACCCCATGGAAATGGTCGAAGTACTCCGACCACCGCAGTTCGTCATGGAAAAGCACCTTAGACTGTCTTGA